The following are encoded together in the Tepidiforma bonchosmolovskayae genome:
- a CDS encoding MMPL family transporter: protein MARQEARDVTVMERWARFVHRRKWLVLAAWLVILVAGAAAARAFGGEFQTEFRLPGSESQRANDLLKERFPAQAGGEAEIVFEVPTGIDGARPQIEEVLARIQAEIPDVAAIESPFERPGYISPDGTIARAVVRFTFDADKVPHETAMQLIRLTEEAARPGFTVEPGGRVIQFNEQAEFGSEIYGLIAAVFILLIAFGSVVAMGVPIGAALFGLGTGLALITIAARWVGFPSFSSQFAAMIGIGVGIDYSLLVVTRFREAIHAGKRVEDAVVEAVTTSGRSVMFAGVVVAIAFLGLFVMGLPFVATLATAGAVVVLVAVAIALSLTPALLAVFGRRVDSLRVPFFHQSEGVDPRSPWYRLSRAIQARPWPFALLAGGLLVVLALPLLDMQLGFTDAGNRSPSSHSRKAYDLIAKGFGPGTNGPLLIVADTRNGNGGLERAVELLRATPGVANVTQPLLNPQGDTAVITVIPTTKPQDHATTELVHRLRNDVLQRAGTNGDRFYVTGVTAGQIDASDRISQRMPYLFIGVIGLSFILLTAMFRSVVVALKAAIMNLLSIGAAYGVVVAVFQWGWGGELIGVGTGPVEVFLPMMMFAILFGLSMDYEVFLISRIREEYLKTGDTGLAVANGLTATARVITAAAAIMVTVFLAFVLGPERVIKEFGIGLATAILVDATIVRILLVPSTMELLGRWNWWMPRWLDRILPNLHVEGPPASEGEPAGAAGSRPLTAGAGQTG from the coding sequence ATGGCACGACAGGAAGCACGTGACGTGACCGTGATGGAGCGTTGGGCGCGGTTCGTGCACCGCCGGAAGTGGCTGGTGCTGGCAGCATGGCTGGTGATTCTCGTCGCGGGCGCCGCGGCAGCGCGGGCCTTCGGGGGCGAGTTCCAGACCGAGTTCAGGCTGCCGGGGTCGGAATCGCAGCGGGCGAACGACCTGCTGAAGGAGCGGTTCCCGGCGCAGGCGGGCGGCGAGGCTGAGATCGTCTTCGAGGTGCCGACGGGCATCGACGGTGCGCGGCCGCAGATCGAGGAGGTGCTGGCCCGCATCCAGGCTGAAATCCCGGACGTTGCGGCGATTGAATCGCCGTTCGAGCGGCCGGGCTACATTTCGCCGGACGGCACGATTGCGCGCGCGGTGGTGCGGTTCACGTTCGATGCGGACAAAGTGCCGCACGAGACGGCGATGCAGCTCATCCGGCTGACGGAGGAGGCTGCGCGGCCGGGCTTTACGGTGGAGCCGGGCGGCCGGGTCATCCAGTTCAACGAACAGGCGGAGTTCGGCTCGGAGATTTACGGGCTGATCGCCGCCGTGTTCATCCTGCTCATCGCCTTCGGTTCGGTGGTGGCGATGGGCGTGCCGATCGGGGCGGCGCTCTTCGGGCTCGGCACCGGGCTTGCGCTGATCACCATCGCGGCCCGGTGGGTCGGCTTCCCGAGCTTCTCGTCGCAGTTTGCGGCGATGATCGGCATCGGCGTCGGGATTGACTACTCGCTGCTGGTCGTCACGCGGTTCCGGGAGGCGATCCATGCCGGGAAGCGGGTGGAGGACGCCGTGGTGGAGGCCGTCACGACATCGGGCCGGTCGGTGATGTTCGCGGGGGTCGTAGTCGCAATCGCGTTCCTCGGACTGTTCGTGATGGGCCTGCCGTTCGTGGCGACGCTGGCCACTGCGGGCGCGGTGGTGGTGCTGGTGGCGGTGGCGATTGCGCTGTCGCTGACGCCTGCGCTGCTGGCGGTGTTCGGCAGGCGGGTCGATTCGCTGCGGGTGCCGTTCTTCCACCAGTCGGAGGGGGTGGACCCGCGGAGCCCGTGGTACCGGCTGAGCCGGGCGATCCAGGCGCGGCCGTGGCCGTTTGCGCTGCTCGCGGGCGGGCTGCTGGTGGTGCTGGCGCTGCCGCTGCTCGATATGCAGCTCGGATTCACCGACGCGGGCAACCGCTCGCCGAGTTCGCATTCGCGGAAGGCGTATGACCTGATCGCGAAGGGATTCGGGCCGGGCACGAACGGGCCGCTCCTGATTGTGGCGGATACGCGCAACGGGAACGGCGGCCTCGAGCGGGCGGTGGAGCTGCTTCGGGCGACGCCGGGCGTGGCGAACGTGACCCAGCCGCTGCTGAACCCGCAGGGCGATACGGCGGTGATCACGGTCATTCCGACAACGAAGCCGCAGGACCACGCGACGACGGAGCTGGTGCACCGGCTGCGGAACGACGTACTGCAGCGGGCGGGGACGAACGGCGACCGGTTCTACGTGACCGGAGTGACGGCCGGGCAGATCGACGCGAGCGACCGAATTTCGCAGCGGATGCCGTACCTGTTCATCGGCGTCATCGGGCTCAGCTTCATCCTGCTGACGGCGATGTTCCGGTCGGTGGTCGTGGCGCTGAAGGCGGCGATCATGAACCTGCTGTCGATCGGCGCGGCGTACGGCGTGGTAGTGGCGGTGTTCCAGTGGGGCTGGGGCGGCGAGCTGATCGGGGTCGGCACGGGCCCGGTGGAGGTGTTCCTGCCGATGATGATGTTCGCCATCCTGTTCGGGCTTTCGATGGACTATGAGGTGTTCCTGATCAGCCGGATCCGGGAGGAGTACCTGAAGACGGGCGATACCGGGCTGGCGGTCGCGAACGGGCTGACGGCAACGGCGCGGGTGATTACGGCGGCTGCCGCGATCATGGTGACGGTCTTCCTTGCGTTCGTGCTGGGGCCGGAACGGGTGATCAAGGAGTTCGGCATCGGGCTGGCGACGGCGATTCTCGTGGACGCCACGATCGTGCGCATCCTGCTGGTGCCTTCGACGATGGAGCTGCTGGGACGGTGGAACTGGTGGATGCCGCGGTGGCTCGACCGGATCCTCCCGAACCTGCATGTGGAAGGGCCGCCGGCATCCGAGGGGGAACCCGCCGGGGCCGCGGGCAGCCGACCGCTGACGGCCGGAGCCGGCCAAACCGGGTAG
- a CDS encoding acyl-CoA dehydrogenase family protein, whose translation MTADWVERARVLAERFAERAPVHDREGSFPFENFAELREAGFYGLTVPRRYGGVEAPLAVYLGVLEALARADGSTALAFMMHLKTFGQEREAPSYPERWFAHLCEGAVQRGELVNTVATEEGLGSPSGGGIPDTVARREGDCWVLEGRKTFTTLAPVLHHFIVLARIEDGRSGERPRIGNFLVCRGEPGLRIVETWDALGMRSTGSHDVVLEGVRLPADRLLNEREAGSPDPRAGAGMAWFALGLCAVTIGVASAARDYCVAFARERTPSGLRPIRELPGVRSKVARIDLLLQRSRALMTDAERAWTAKTAEGMPPIDRVAVAKVETLNACIEAVELAMRVVGGVSLQRSRPLERYFRDVRAPLHNPPLEDRALEQLARRALDDAFEPPRAAE comes from the coding sequence ATGACGGCGGACTGGGTCGAACGGGCGCGCGTGCTTGCGGAGCGATTCGCGGAACGCGCGCCCGTGCACGACCGGGAAGGTTCGTTCCCGTTTGAGAACTTTGCTGAGCTGCGGGAGGCCGGGTTCTACGGGCTGACGGTTCCGCGACGGTACGGCGGGGTAGAGGCGCCGCTGGCGGTCTACCTGGGGGTGCTGGAGGCGCTGGCGCGGGCGGACGGTTCAACGGCGCTGGCGTTCATGATGCACCTGAAGACGTTCGGGCAGGAGCGGGAGGCGCCGAGCTACCCGGAGCGGTGGTTCGCGCACCTGTGCGAAGGGGCGGTGCAGCGAGGGGAGCTGGTGAACACGGTCGCGACGGAGGAGGGGCTGGGGAGCCCATCGGGCGGCGGCATCCCGGATACGGTGGCGCGGCGGGAAGGGGACTGCTGGGTGCTGGAGGGGCGGAAAACGTTTACGACGCTGGCGCCGGTGCTGCACCACTTCATCGTGCTGGCACGAATTGAGGACGGGCGCAGCGGCGAGCGGCCCCGGATCGGCAACTTCCTCGTCTGCCGGGGCGAGCCGGGGCTGCGCATCGTGGAGACGTGGGATGCGCTGGGGATGCGGTCGACAGGGAGCCACGACGTGGTGCTGGAGGGAGTGCGGCTCCCGGCGGACCGGCTGCTGAACGAACGGGAGGCGGGCTCGCCCGACCCGCGGGCCGGGGCGGGCATGGCGTGGTTCGCGCTGGGGCTGTGCGCGGTGACGATCGGGGTGGCCTCGGCGGCGCGGGACTACTGCGTGGCGTTCGCGCGGGAGCGGACACCGAGCGGGCTGCGGCCGATCCGGGAGCTGCCGGGCGTGCGGAGCAAGGTGGCGCGGATCGACCTGCTGCTCCAGCGAAGCCGCGCGCTGATGACCGACGCGGAACGGGCCTGGACGGCGAAGACGGCCGAAGGGATGCCGCCCATCGACCGGGTTGCGGTGGCCAAGGTGGAGACGCTGAACGCGTGCATCGAGGCAGTCGAGCTGGCGATGCGGGTGGTCGGCGGGGTCAGCCTGCAGCGGTCGCGGCCGCTGGAGCGGTACTTCCGGGATGTGCGGGCGCCGCTGCACAATCCGCCGCTGGAGGACCGGGCGCTGGAGCAGCTGGCACGGCGGGCGCTGGACGACGCGTTCGAGCCGCCGCGGGCTGCGGAGTAG
- a CDS encoding LCP family protein: MTGRVERSPYPPARAVARPTRAARPLLSPSQRLLFVLALFTFALASFYSSLALLARVTPALFPGRSLTELGIIRPLASLNTPLVAITDPGKESVLRKRINLLVLGVDKRPGFQFEDNPNSGYLTDTIMVATIDPVAKTSAVLSFPRDLWIDVANPKAPESQRRINQSFGDGVRATGTIRGGVEELKADLKLNFGIEIDHYVILDFEGVELLVDALGGVDVDIPPDLAVPAWFYSNDDIHGVWVEFPPGLNHLDGYHAVAFGRHREYDSDLKRVKRQQLVLQAALNKAFQLDILRDPAGLWNAYASTVKTDIPYAKFPGYLDLLRSTNGRLKTYSLGDPVNDVPTVTGFTTAGGAAVLAWNPENVQYWLSQVFTKAAYSESNVEIQNGYGPEGAARAAALGRYLAYVKGLPTVYYGPDAPQQPHTTITLYHVDRRVLAEDIAKWLGISPSEIIVVPSTDTALPDVVVTIGRDFKVPGT; this comes from the coding sequence GTGACAGGCCGCGTCGAGCGCTCACCCTACCCGCCCGCGCGCGCCGTCGCCCGGCCCACTCGAGCGGCGCGCCCACTCCTCTCCCCCTCCCAGCGCCTCCTCTTTGTGCTGGCGCTCTTCACCTTTGCGCTCGCCTCCTTCTATTCCAGCCTCGCCCTCCTCGCCCGCGTCACCCCCGCGCTCTTCCCCGGCCGCTCGCTCACCGAACTCGGCATCATCCGCCCGCTCGCCAGCCTCAACACACCGCTCGTCGCGATCACCGACCCCGGCAAGGAGAGCGTCCTCCGCAAGCGCATCAACCTCCTCGTCCTCGGCGTCGATAAGCGCCCCGGCTTCCAGTTCGAAGACAACCCCAACAGCGGCTACCTCACCGACACCATCATGGTCGCCACCATCGACCCGGTCGCAAAAACGTCCGCCGTCCTCAGCTTCCCCCGCGACCTCTGGATCGACGTCGCCAACCCGAAAGCCCCCGAGAGCCAGCGCCGCATCAACCAGTCCTTCGGCGATGGCGTCCGCGCCACCGGCACCATCCGCGGCGGCGTCGAAGAGCTGAAAGCCGACCTCAAACTCAACTTCGGCATCGAAATCGACCACTACGTCATTCTCGACTTCGAAGGCGTCGAACTCCTCGTCGATGCTCTCGGCGGTGTCGACGTCGATATCCCGCCCGACCTCGCTGTCCCCGCCTGGTTTTACAGCAACGACGATATTCATGGCGTCTGGGTCGAATTCCCGCCCGGCCTCAACCACCTCGACGGCTACCACGCCGTCGCCTTCGGCCGCCACCGCGAATACGACTCCGACCTGAAGCGCGTCAAGCGCCAGCAGCTCGTCCTCCAGGCTGCCCTCAACAAGGCCTTCCAGCTCGATATCCTGCGCGACCCCGCCGGCCTCTGGAACGCCTACGCCTCGACCGTCAAAACCGATATCCCCTACGCAAAGTTCCCCGGCTACCTCGACCTCCTCCGCTCCACCAACGGCCGCCTCAAAACCTACTCCCTCGGCGACCCGGTGAACGACGTCCCGACCGTCACCGGCTTCACCACGGCCGGCGGCGCCGCCGTCCTCGCCTGGAACCCCGAAAACGTCCAGTACTGGCTCAGCCAGGTCTTCACCAAGGCTGCCTATAGCGAAAGCAACGTCGAAATCCAGAATGGCTACGGCCCCGAGGGTGCCGCCCGCGCCGCCGCGCTTGGCCGCTACCTCGCCTACGTCAAGGGCCTCCCTACCGTCTACTACGGCCCCGATGCCCCCCAGCAGCCCCATACCACCATCACGCTCTACCACGTCGACCGGCGCGTCCTCGCCGAGGACATCGCAAAGTGGCTCGGCATCTCCCCTTCCGAAATCATCGTCGTCCCCTCCACCGACACCGCCCTGCCCGACGTCGTCGTTACCATCGGCCGCGATTTCAAGGTCCCCGGGACCTGA
- a CDS encoding metallopeptidase family protein, with translation MRVDRKTFRRLVREAVASLPPELLARVHNVDIVIEPRPTARDRRLAGIGPNDLLLGLYHGIPLTHRGENYNLVAPDKISIYHEHIEAICNSEDEVREQVRKTVLHELGHYFGIDDDRLEELGMG, from the coding sequence ATGCGCGTCGACCGCAAAACCTTCCGCCGCCTCGTCCGCGAGGCCGTCGCCTCCCTCCCGCCTGAACTCCTCGCCCGCGTCCACAACGTCGATATCGTCATCGAACCGCGCCCAACCGCCCGCGACCGCAGGCTCGCCGGCATCGGCCCCAACGACCTCCTCCTCGGCCTCTATCACGGCATCCCCCTCACCCACCGCGGCGAGAACTACAACCTCGTCGCCCCCGACAAGATCTCCATCTACCACGAGCACATCGAGGCCATCTGCAATTCCGAAGACGAGGTTCGCGAACAGGTCCGCAAAACCGTCCTCCACGAACTCGGCCACTACTTCGGCATCGACGACGACCGCCTCGAAGAGCTCGGCATGGGCTGA
- a CDS encoding dihydrofolate reductase family protein, producing MTTIYYTAASLDGFIADADNALDWLFQFNLAEPPDWAAFIDRIGALAMGATTCSWLLNHELLPPGGDPKPWPYDQPAWVFSHRAWPAPAGADIRFVQGDVRPVHAEMARAAGGRDIWLVGGGDLVGQFWDAGLLDEIVADVAPVTLGAGAPLLPRRIASPPLRLAGVREHSAGFVQLRYTVERA from the coding sequence GTGACAACCATCTACTACACAGCCGCCAGCCTCGACGGCTTCATCGCCGACGCGGACAACGCGCTCGATTGGCTCTTTCAGTTCAATCTGGCTGAGCCGCCTGACTGGGCTGCCTTCATCGACCGCATCGGCGCCCTCGCCATGGGCGCCACCACCTGCAGCTGGCTGCTCAACCACGAGCTCCTGCCGCCCGGCGGCGACCCCAAACCGTGGCCCTACGACCAGCCCGCCTGGGTCTTCTCCCACCGCGCCTGGCCGGCCCCCGCCGGCGCCGATATCCGCTTCGTCCAGGGCGACGTCCGCCCGGTTCACGCCGAAATGGCACGCGCAGCCGGCGGCCGCGACATCTGGCTCGTCGGCGGCGGCGACCTCGTCGGCCAGTTCTGGGATGCCGGCCTGCTCGATGAAATCGTCGCCGATGTCGCCCCCGTCACCCTCGGTGCGGGCGCGCCGCTCCTCCCCCGCCGCATCGCATCGCCCCCGCTCCGCCTCGCCGGCGTGCGCGAACACTCCGCCGGGTTCGTCCAGCTCCGCTACACCGTCGAACGCGCCTAG
- the rimI gene encoding ribosomal protein S18-alanine N-acetyltransferase has product MPVPLLAPMLTDDIPEVIAVEREAYTAGWPATAFERELTANAMARYLVVREDSAAPSPIVAFGGLWLMVDQAHIVTVAVIPEARRRGYGRLVLHGLIELAHAAGMDSVTLEVRVSNEAARALYRRYGFYEVGVRKRYYADNREDAIIMTTEALASPAYQQRLERLRAELAERFPGGYIARHLEAVRTA; this is encoded by the coding sequence ATGCCCGTGCCCCTGCTCGCCCCGATGCTGACGGACGACATCCCCGAGGTCATCGCCGTCGAACGGGAGGCCTACACCGCCGGCTGGCCCGCCACCGCCTTCGAGCGCGAGCTCACCGCGAACGCCATGGCCCGCTACCTCGTCGTCCGCGAGGACTCCGCCGCACCGTCCCCCATCGTCGCTTTCGGCGGCCTCTGGCTGATGGTCGACCAGGCCCACATCGTCACCGTCGCCGTCATTCCGGAGGCCCGGCGCCGCGGCTACGGCCGCCTCGTCCTCCACGGACTCATCGAACTCGCCCACGCCGCCGGCATGGACTCCGTCACGCTCGAAGTCCGCGTCTCGAACGAAGCCGCCCGCGCGCTCTACCGCCGCTACGGCTTCTACGAAGTCGGGGTCCGCAAGCGCTATTACGCCGACAACCGCGAAGACGCCATCATCATGACCACCGAGGCGCTCGCCTCGCCCGCCTATCAGCAGCGCCTCGAACGCCTCCGCGCCGAACTGGCCGAACGGTTCCCCGGGGGCTACATCGCTCGCCACCTCGAGGCCGTCCGCACCGCCTGA
- a CDS encoding PilZ domain-containing protein: MAQFPVPGTPVTVVLRSGTPAQWPGEVAAVREGGLAVRIEGPMPAWDAGAQYVLVALDGSRRMTQPAAYIGHTERAVAFRSLGPWQPVYRRQYPRYRAEYRVEVRSVLGSSRQDGRMVDISMGGMAVRVPARPGGRQVQVRVWAGAFSSELLCAVVGAEELGEEVLLRLQFVELLPAQRAFVRQVVEELAAKAQERAS; encoded by the coding sequence ATGGCGCAGTTTCCGGTCCCAGGGACGCCGGTGACGGTGGTGCTTCGGTCGGGTACGCCGGCCCAGTGGCCGGGCGAGGTGGCTGCTGTGCGCGAAGGCGGGCTGGCCGTGCGCATCGAGGGCCCGATGCCGGCGTGGGATGCCGGGGCGCAGTACGTGCTCGTGGCGCTGGACGGCTCGCGGCGAATGACGCAGCCGGCCGCGTACATTGGGCATACGGAGCGGGCGGTGGCGTTCCGGTCGCTGGGGCCGTGGCAGCCGGTGTACCGGCGGCAGTACCCGCGCTACCGGGCGGAGTACCGGGTGGAGGTGCGGTCGGTGCTGGGCAGCTCGCGGCAGGATGGGCGGATGGTCGATATTTCGATGGGCGGGATGGCGGTGCGGGTTCCGGCGCGCCCGGGCGGCCGGCAGGTGCAGGTACGGGTGTGGGCCGGGGCGTTCAGCAGCGAACTGCTCTGTGCGGTGGTCGGCGCCGAGGAGCTGGGCGAGGAGGTGCTGCTGCGGCTGCAGTTCGTGGAGCTGCTGCCGGCGCAGCGGGCGTTCGTGCGGCAGGTGGTGGAGGAGCTGGCCGCGAAGGCGCAGGAACGGGCGTCGTAG
- a CDS encoding DUF4838 domain-containing protein: MNIDAATVRRWRVESEGGEPAVLAAAEFRTGQPAAGAGQPPAPPGERDGAILFRLEREAGSPGFIVEAGPERLVIAGATLRDLLDGAAWLRRELGLLAPGPGREAAGPAEGRFPFGRRAFRGAFRERGLVLGCDGLHEQWREWFAFASRNGLNTVFLHDTPPSTWDRLLDVRVGRLFDLWDREGPAIAAEARRLGLQLEFGGHHLSTLIPRAAFEEHPEWFPERGGERTEDFNLCVSNAGARQALQEGARRFFARFAGCDVYHLWADDLRWGGWCECDGCAELTPSDQALLATNLVAEVLAEVAPGARIAHLAYHDTITPPTQVEPRANVDALWAPRNRCYAHALDDETCRRNLRHSMELRGLIAWFGGPERVRAFEYYSDGILFKWMAPPHLGVLPRDAAAYRELGIGGLLDLAVSPRPWWGPNWHAWWFARCAWEGDGDAEEALTTFCRANFGEHAAAFAEAYRRLETACLQLLERGNLEPMRLGDVLDYNDDPFEELRELAGRAGRALAEFAAAVQALPIAVDGAGLEAVEELAPTVAAGMHLAERVIGWDTVFQGDHAEAMAHVRMADVHLRALGDWYHAHGGPAWSTLAELMLRSARWHTNRVRAMAGGEWNPVP, translated from the coding sequence ATGAACATCGACGCGGCGACGGTGCGCCGGTGGCGCGTGGAGTCCGAGGGCGGCGAGCCGGCGGTCCTCGCAGCTGCGGAGTTCCGGACGGGGCAGCCGGCAGCGGGAGCGGGTCAGCCCCCGGCGCCGCCCGGGGAGCGCGACGGGGCCATATTGTTCCGGCTGGAGCGCGAGGCCGGGTCGCCGGGGTTTATCGTCGAGGCCGGGCCGGAGCGACTGGTCATCGCCGGAGCGACCCTCCGGGACCTCCTCGACGGCGCGGCGTGGCTGCGGCGGGAGCTTGGGCTGCTCGCGCCAGGTCCGGGGCGGGAGGCGGCGGGACCTGCGGAAGGGCGGTTCCCCTTTGGGCGCCGGGCGTTCCGCGGGGCGTTCAGGGAGCGCGGGCTGGTGCTCGGGTGCGACGGGCTGCACGAACAGTGGCGCGAGTGGTTCGCGTTCGCGAGCCGGAACGGGCTGAATACCGTCTTCCTGCACGACACGCCGCCGAGCACGTGGGACCGGCTGCTGGATGTGCGGGTGGGGCGGCTCTTCGACCTGTGGGACCGGGAAGGACCGGCGATTGCGGCGGAGGCGCGCCGGCTGGGGCTGCAGCTGGAGTTCGGCGGGCACCACCTTTCGACGCTCATTCCGCGGGCGGCGTTCGAGGAGCACCCGGAGTGGTTCCCGGAGCGGGGCGGCGAACGGACGGAGGACTTCAACCTGTGCGTTTCGAACGCGGGGGCCCGGCAGGCGTTGCAGGAGGGGGCACGGCGGTTCTTCGCGCGGTTTGCGGGCTGCGACGTCTACCACCTGTGGGCGGACGACCTGCGCTGGGGCGGGTGGTGCGAGTGCGACGGATGCGCGGAGCTCACGCCGTCGGACCAGGCGCTGCTGGCGACGAACCTGGTGGCCGAGGTGCTGGCGGAGGTTGCGCCAGGGGCACGGATTGCGCACCTGGCGTACCACGACACGATTACGCCGCCAACGCAGGTGGAGCCGCGGGCGAACGTCGATGCCCTCTGGGCTCCGAGGAACCGGTGTTATGCGCACGCGCTTGATGACGAGACCTGCCGGCGGAACCTCCGCCACTCGATGGAGCTGCGGGGACTGATTGCGTGGTTCGGCGGGCCGGAGCGGGTGCGCGCCTTCGAGTACTACAGCGACGGCATCCTGTTCAAGTGGATGGCGCCGCCGCACCTTGGGGTGCTGCCGCGCGACGCCGCAGCGTATCGCGAGCTGGGCATCGGCGGGCTGCTGGACCTCGCGGTTTCGCCGCGGCCGTGGTGGGGACCAAACTGGCACGCGTGGTGGTTCGCGCGGTGCGCGTGGGAAGGCGACGGGGACGCAGAGGAGGCGCTGACGACGTTCTGCCGGGCGAACTTTGGGGAGCATGCGGCGGCGTTCGCGGAGGCGTACCGGAGGCTGGAGACGGCGTGCCTTCAGCTGCTTGAGCGGGGAAACCTGGAGCCGATGAGGCTGGGCGACGTGCTCGACTACAACGACGACCCGTTTGAGGAGCTGCGGGAGCTGGCAGGCCGGGCAGGGCGGGCGCTGGCGGAGTTCGCGGCGGCGGTCCAGGCCCTGCCGATCGCGGTCGACGGGGCGGGGCTCGAGGCGGTGGAGGAGCTCGCGCCGACTGTCGCGGCGGGGATGCACCTGGCGGAGCGGGTGATTGGATGGGACACGGTGTTCCAGGGGGACCACGCGGAGGCGATGGCGCACGTACGGATGGCAGACGTTCATCTTCGGGCGCTGGGGGACTGGTACCATGCGCATGGAGGGCCGGCGTGGAGCACGCTCGCGGAGCTGATGCTGCGGAGCGCGCGCTGGCACACGAACCGGGTGCGGGCGATGGCGGGCGGGGAGTGGAATCCTGTACCTTGA
- a CDS encoding MerR family transcriptional regulator, whose product MTDSTSQERFLQIGEAAERAKLTQRTLRYYEEKGLLAPPTRMEGGFRLYSPEDMERIERIRQLKELLGFSLAEIKEMLDAEDVRLQIRAGWRADADAAEKAEKLRRAREVTLHQIQLIDQKMAKMASMREQLAERIRKYDEALLKYTDAGAGSEGTAQGSTAATQS is encoded by the coding sequence ATGACTGATTCGACCAGCCAGGAACGGTTTCTCCAGATCGGCGAGGCAGCCGAGCGTGCGAAGCTGACGCAGCGGACGCTGCGGTACTACGAAGAGAAGGGGCTGCTGGCGCCGCCGACCCGGATGGAAGGCGGGTTCCGGCTCTACTCGCCGGAGGATATGGAGCGGATCGAGCGGATTCGGCAGCTGAAGGAGCTGCTGGGCTTCTCGCTGGCCGAGATTAAGGAGATGCTGGACGCGGAGGATGTGCGGCTGCAGATCCGGGCGGGCTGGCGGGCGGATGCGGATGCGGCCGAGAAGGCGGAGAAGCTGCGCCGGGCGCGGGAGGTGACGCTCCACCAGATTCAGCTGATCGACCAGAAGATGGCGAAGATGGCGAGCATGCGGGAGCAGCTGGCGGAGCGGATCCGGAAGTACGACGAGGCGCTGCTGAAGTACACCGACGCGGGCGCGGGGAGCGAGGGCACGGCGCAGGGTTCGACGGCGGCGACGCAAAGCTGA
- the moaA gene encoding GTP 3',8-cyclase MoaA, which yields MTLNDRLDRPLRDLRISVTDRCNFRCVYCMPREVFGPDYQFLERDELLTYEEIARVTRVLVGLGVEKVRITGGEPLVRRDLDRLIGAIRAIPGVRDLTLTTNGSLLRAQAKRLAAAGLQRVTVSLDSLDDAVFRAMNDAGVGVATVLDGIAAAREAGLWPIKVNAVVKRGLNDHTVVDLARHFRGTGIIVRFIEFMDVGTTNGWRLDHVVTGREIVEMIGREFPLEPAEANYRGEVAQRWRYVDGAGEIGVITSISQPFCGDCTRLRLSPEGQLYTCLFGAKGHDLRGLLRSGASDAEVEAFVASVWRGRSDRYSEERTEATAGLPKVEMSHIGG from the coding sequence ATGACACTCAACGACCGCCTTGACCGGCCCCTGCGCGACCTGCGGATTTCGGTGACGGACCGGTGCAACTTCCGCTGCGTGTACTGCATGCCGCGGGAGGTGTTCGGGCCGGACTACCAGTTCCTGGAGCGCGACGAACTGCTGACCTACGAGGAGATCGCGCGGGTGACGCGGGTCCTCGTTGGGCTGGGGGTGGAGAAGGTCCGCATCACCGGCGGGGAACCGCTCGTGCGGCGGGACCTCGACCGGCTGATCGGGGCGATCCGGGCGATTCCCGGGGTGCGCGACCTGACGCTGACGACGAACGGGAGCCTGCTTCGGGCGCAGGCGAAGCGGCTGGCGGCAGCCGGGCTGCAGCGGGTGACCGTTTCGCTCGACTCGCTCGACGACGCAGTGTTCCGGGCGATGAACGATGCCGGGGTCGGGGTCGCGACGGTGCTGGACGGGATTGCAGCGGCGCGCGAGGCCGGCCTGTGGCCGATCAAGGTGAATGCCGTGGTGAAGCGGGGGCTCAACGACCACACGGTGGTCGACCTTGCGCGCCACTTCCGGGGGACCGGCATCATCGTGCGGTTTATCGAGTTCATGGACGTGGGGACGACCAACGGCTGGCGGCTGGACCACGTGGTGACGGGGCGGGAGATCGTGGAGATGATCGGCCGGGAGTTTCCGCTGGAGCCGGCGGAAGCGAACTACCGCGGCGAGGTCGCGCAGCGGTGGCGGTACGTCGACGGGGCGGGCGAGATCGGCGTGATCACCTCGATTTCGCAGCCGTTCTGCGGCGACTGCACGCGGCTGCGGCTTTCGCCGGAGGGCCAGCTGTACACCTGCCTGTTCGGAGCGAAGGGGCACGACCTGCGCGGGCTGCTCCGCTCGGGGGCGAGCGATGCGGAGGTGGAGGCGTTCGTTGCGTCGGTCTGGCGCGGGCGGAGCGATCGGTATTCGGAGGAGCGCACGGAGGCGACGGCGGGCCTGCCGAAGGTGGAGATGTCGCACATCGGCGGGTGA